A DNA window from Betta splendens chromosome 6, fBetSpl5.4, whole genome shotgun sequence contains the following coding sequences:
- the eea1 gene encoding early endosome antigen 1 isoform X2, which produces MLRRILQMTPGKGGSQNTEAEQPSTDLNHDQTSEGFICPQCMKSHNSAEELFKHYELFHDTGDLPAHMAPTREDLTMLRQEVQDLHASLKEERWFSGELKKELDKVQGHLKQSDGQPGSEDGALEKKLNEAETEKFNIKQMKDLFEQKAAQLATEIVDIKSRYDEEKSLREAADQRLAKLTDQLQKEKLENERLHTELLQRPGVEDVEVLQKELVQVQTLMDSMTREREEESERLKSHYEQLQANYTTSEVTISQLKAELEKGPQEAAVYTQQIHQLQSNLNNLQQQNQNLSEKLACKEKDYKKLEECVAAEKAARKGVQDSLREKELEVQELQVRATGTESSLKKTQSELGDRSEEVAKLKSEITELEMKYAELKVERKQLEQQREEKESQGAQQQTEISQLHAKLLEAERQLGEVQGRLKEQRQLSGEKLKDREQQAADLQLKLSRTEEQLKEISSKNTDLQHQLEKAKQQHQELQALQQNTNGKLREAQNDLEQVLRQIGDKDQKIQNLEALLQKSKDIVSQLEAEREDLCAKIQAGEGETAVLNQLKEKNHTLQEQVTQLTDKLKNQSESNKQAQDNLHEQVQEQKTLLRSAQDRAHTLETSVTELTAQLADSKEKVAQLDVQLKAKTEMLLSAEAAKAALKANLENNLETAQHAVQDKQQELNKVQKKMEEQAQRLKEKQEQCTQMEASLKECKDKLLASEQRVEQLQGLSKKLESQVKELQTTRDHTQQEVQRLQKEGSEIKQKAKELQRSLDTEKAGASTLQEELKKKAAALSDTQQQLERSEQDKAALKLNLDKVTQEGKTQHAELDRKAQSLAAELQKAQQDKEAQRQELVTTQENVAKANKALKESQSQLDTERKSHKSVMDEQGKSFEKARQELLKMNESITKEIKDYKEQLEQMKATEKEVKGQLTSLEQQHLKTQEALKEKEKEMGKVQAQLKTAHGSFEEEVKKLKGQVTELQGANVKKTEEENKLRTQISGLDHELMSEKKRTAELQKALEQSQKSSSKLQSELYGKESEVSALRQDIKTSEEKLSLVQEELAANQTHQTSLEAQIQELKTGRTSLEQELSKRDQKLQQQEQKLKELQNQQGLIKKELEKEKSNVEEFSKAKGVLEKSNTKLTSELKALKEKSEKELGELREAKQLLIQQKLELQGQLEKLQGSLEQEQKEHKATKDSRGQREKLLLAQTKDVEDQLAAEKRAREEQVKRGEEAEAKLGVQVTALNENVATLKREWQGSQRRVGELEKQTDELRGELAVLEATVQNNQDERRALLERCVKGEGEIEKLQAKVVELRRKVEDTTAAMQELGRENQSLQIKQSQSLTRKWAEDHEVQNCMACGKGFSVTVRKHHCRHCGNIFCAECSSRNALTPSSKKPVRVCETCFEELQG; this is translated from the exons ATGCTTAGACGGATACTTCAGATG ACCCCTGGCAAAGGAGGCTCCCAgaacacagaggcagagcagccCAGCACAGACCTAAACCATGATCAGACATCTGAG GGCTTCAtctgtcctcagtgcatgaaGTCACACAATTCTGCAGAGGAGCTGTTCAAGCACTATGAGCTGTTCCACGATACTGGAGACCTCCCTGCTCACATGGCCCCCACTAG AGAGGACCTTACAATGCTGCGTCAAGAAGTTCAGGACCTGCATGCCTCTTTGAAG GAGGAAAGATGGTTCTCTGGAGAACTCAAGAAAGAATTAGACAAAGTTCAAGGACACCTGAAGCAA AGTGATGGACAGCCAGGCTCAGAAGATGGAG CCCTTGAGAAGAAGTTGAatgaagcagagacagagaagttCAACATCAAGCAAATGAAAGACCTGTTTGAGCAAAAGGCTGCTCAACTGGCAACAGAGATAGTAG ACATAAAGTCCCGCTACGATGAGGAGAAGAGCCTTCGGGAGGCTGCTGATCAGAGGTTGGCCAAATTGACTGACCAGCTCcagaaggagaagctggaaAATGAGAGACTCCACACAGAGCTG TTACAGCGGCCAGgagtggaggatgtggaggtcctgcagaaggagctggtgCAAGTGCAGACACTAATGGACAGTATGAcacgggagagggaggaggagtctGAACGGCTCAAAAGCCACTACGAGCAACTGCAGGCTAATTACACTACCTCAGAG GTAACCATATCCCAACTAAAAGCAGAACTGGAGAAAGGTCCACAAGAAGCAGCTGTTTATACCCAACAGATCCACCAGCTTCAGAGTAATCTGAATAATCTACAGCAGCAAAACCAg AACCTTTCTGAGAAGCTGGCATGTAAGGAGAAGGATTATAAAAAACTGGAGGAGTGTGTGGCTGCGGAAAAAGCTGCCAGAAAGGGAGTCCAAGACAGCTTGAGGGAGAAGGAACTGGAGGTCCAAGAACTCCAGGTCCGAGCCACAGGAACGGAGTCCTCACTGAAGAAGACCCAGTCAGAGCTCGGAGACAGGTCTGAGGAGGTGGCAAAGCTGAAGAGTGAGATTACAGAGCTGGAGATGAAGTATGCAGAGCTGAAAGTtgagaggaaacagctggaacaacagagagaggaaaaggagagcCAAGGTGCTCAGCAGCAGACTGAGATTAGTCAG CTACATGCTAAactgctggaggcagagaggcagctGGGTGAGGTACAAGGTCGTCTGAAAGAACAACGGCAGCTGTCTGGGGAGAAACTGAAAGACCGTGAACAGCAAGCAGCTGACCTGCAGCTCAAACTCTCCCGCACTGAAGAACAG TTAAAGGAAATCTCCAGTAAgaacacagacctgcagcatcAACTAGAGAAAgccaagcagcagcaccaggagctgCAAGCACTTCAACAAAACACCAACGGCAAACTTCGTGAGGCTCAG AATGATCTTGAACAAGTGCTGCGTCAGATTGGGGATAAAGACCAGAAAATCCAGAACCTGGAGGCTCTTCTTCAGAAAAGTAAAGACATAGTAAGTCAGCTGGAAGCTGAGAGAGAGGATTTATGTGCCAAGATCCaggctggagagggagagacggcTGTCCTTAACCAACTAAAAGAGAAAAACCACACTCTACAAGAACAG GTGACACAGTTGACAGACAAGCTAAAGAACCAGTCAGAGAGCAACAAGCAAGCCCAGGATAATCTGCACGAGCAAGTCCAGGAGCAGAAGACCCTGCTGCGTTCAGCCCAGGACCGAGCACACACCCTGGAGACCTCAGTCACAGAGCTCACTGCACAGCTCGCAGACAGCAAGGAGAAAGTAGCCCAGCTAGATGTGCAG CTAAAGGCAAAGACAGAAATGTTGCTGTCAGCTGAAGCAGCCAAGGCTGCACTAAAGGCCAACCTTGAGAACAACCTGGAGACGGCTCAGCATGCTGTGCAGGACAAGCAGCAG GAACTAAATAAGGTtcagaagaagatggaggagcaggcccaaaggctcaaggagaaacaggagcagtGCACACAGATGGAAGCCAGTCTGAAAGAATGCAAAGATAAACTGCTGGCTTCTGAACAACGTGTAGAGCAGCTTCAGGGCCTCAGTAAG AAATTGGAGTCACAGGTGAAAGAATTGCAAACAACAAGGGATCATACGCAACAGGAAGTGCAGAGGTTGCAAAAGGAGGGGTCAGAGATAAAGCAGAAGGCTAAGGAGCTGCAGCGCTCACTGGACACAGAAAAAGCCGG ggcTTCAACACTGCAGGAGGAATTAAAGAAAAAGGCTGCTGCTTTGAGTGACACCCAACAGCAGTTGGAGCGCTCTGAGCAGGATAAAGCTGCACTTAAGCTGAATCTGGACAAGGTGACCCAGGAAGGAAAGACCCAGCATGCAGAGCTGGACAGAAAAGCTCAGAGTCTAGCAGCAGAGCTCCAAAAGGCACAGCAGGACAAGGAGGCTCAAAGGCAGGAGCTTGTCACTACACAGGAGAACGTAGCAAAGGCTAATAAGGCACTGAAAGAGAGCCAGAGTCAGCTAGATACAGAAAGGAAGAGCCATAAGTCGGTCATGGATGAGCAG GGGAAGTCTTTTGAAAAAGCAAGACAGGAGCTCCTAAAGATGAATGAGTCCATCaccaaggaaataaaagactacaaagaacagctggagcagatgAAAGCG acagagaaagaggttaaaggtcagctGACGTCGTTAGAGCAGCAGCACTTAAAAACTCAAGAGGCActgaaggaaaaggagaaagaaatggGGAAGGTACAGGCACAACTGAAGACAGCACATGGATCCTTTGAAGAAGAGGTGAAGAAGCTGAAGGGCCAAGTGACGGAATTACAAGGAGCCAATGTCAAGAAA ACTGAAGAGGAGAATAAGCTGAGAACACAGATTTCAGGACTTGATCATGAGCTGATGTCAGAGAAAAAACGGACAGCTGAGTTACAGAAAGCCTTGGAGCAAAGTCAGAAAAGCTCCAGTAAGCTTCAGTCTGAACTCTACGGCAAAGAGTCTGAGGTCTCTGCCCTGCGTCAAGATATCAAG ACTtcagaggagaagctgagcTTGGTCCAGGAAGAGCTGGCTGCTAACCAGACGCATCAGACCAGTTTAGAGGCTCAGATTCAGGAACTTAAGACAGGCAGGACCtcgctggagcaggagctcagCAAACGGGACcagaagctccagcagcaggagcaaaaGCTGAAAGAGCTGCAGAATCAACAG GGGCTAATCAAGAAGGaactggagaaggagaaaagcaACGTGGAGGAGTTCAGCAAAGCCAAGGGTGTCCTGGAAAAGAGTAACACCAAGCTAACGTCTGAATTGAAGGCACTGAAAGAGAAGAGTGAGAAG GAGCTGGGTGAGTTGCGGGAGGCCAAGCAGCTGTTGATCcagcagaagctggagctgcagggtcAATTAGAGAAGCTTCAGGGGAGCCTCGAACAAGAGCAGAAAGAACACAAGGCCACCAAGGACAGCAGGGGCCAGAGAGAGAAGCTGCTCCTTGCCCAAACCAAGGATGTGGAGGATCAGCTG GCGGCGGAGAAGCGTgccagagaggagcaggtgaagcgTGGAGAGGAGGCCGAGGCTAAGCTGGGCGTGCAGGTGACGGCGCTGAACGAAAACGTGGCCACTCTGAAGAGGGAGTGGCAGGGCAGCCAGCGGAGAGTCGgtgagctggagaagcagacgGACGAACTGAGAGGAGAGCTGGCTGTGCTGGAGGCAACCGTCCAAAACAACCAGGACGAGAGACGGGCGCTCCTAGAAAG GTGTGTGAAGGGTGAGGGGGAGATCGAGAAACTGCAGGCCAAAGtggtggagctgaggaggaaggtggaggacaCGACAGCAGCCATGCAGGAGCTGGGCAGAGAGAACCAGTCGCTCCAG ATCAAGCAGTCCCAGAGTTTGACCAGGAAGTGGGCCGAGGATCACGAGGTGCAGAACTGCATGGCCTGTGGGAAAGGCTTCTCTGTCACCGTCAGGAAG CACCACTGTAGACATTGCGGGAACATTTTCTGCGCCGAGTGCTCGTCGAGGAACGCCCTGACGCCGTCCTCCAAAAAGCCGGTCCGAGTGTGTGAGACGTGCTTCGAGGAGCTCCAAGGCTga
- the eea1 gene encoding early endosome antigen 1 isoform X1 produces the protein MLRRILQMTPGKGGSQNTEAEQPSTDLNHDQTSEGFICPQCMKSHNSAEELFKHYELFHDTGDLPAHMAPTREDLTMLRQEVQDLHASLKEERWFSGELKKELDKVQGHLKQSDGQPGSEDGALEKKLNEAETEKFNIKQMKDLFEQKAAQLATEIVDIKSRYDEEKSLREAADQRLAKLTDQLQKEKLENERLHTELLQRPGVEDVEVLQKELVQVQTLMDSMTREREEESERLKSHYEQLQANYTTSEIHKLEVTISQLKAELEKGPQEAAVYTQQIHQLQSNLNNLQQQNQNLSEKLACKEKDYKKLEECVAAEKAARKGVQDSLREKELEVQELQVRATGTESSLKKTQSELGDRSEEVAKLKSEITELEMKYAELKVERKQLEQQREEKESQGAQQQTEISQLHAKLLEAERQLGEVQGRLKEQRQLSGEKLKDREQQAADLQLKLSRTEEQLKEISSKNTDLQHQLEKAKQQHQELQALQQNTNGKLREAQNDLEQVLRQIGDKDQKIQNLEALLQKSKDIVSQLEAEREDLCAKIQAGEGETAVLNQLKEKNHTLQEQVTQLTDKLKNQSESNKQAQDNLHEQVQEQKTLLRSAQDRAHTLETSVTELTAQLADSKEKVAQLDVQLKAKTEMLLSAEAAKAALKANLENNLETAQHAVQDKQQELNKVQKKMEEQAQRLKEKQEQCTQMEASLKECKDKLLASEQRVEQLQGLSKKLESQVKELQTTRDHTQQEVQRLQKEGSEIKQKAKELQRSLDTEKAGASTLQEELKKKAAALSDTQQQLERSEQDKAALKLNLDKVTQEGKTQHAELDRKAQSLAAELQKAQQDKEAQRQELVTTQENVAKANKALKESQSQLDTERKSHKSVMDEQGKSFEKARQELLKMNESITKEIKDYKEQLEQMKATEKEVKGQLTSLEQQHLKTQEALKEKEKEMGKVQAQLKTAHGSFEEEVKKLKGQVTELQGANVKKTEEENKLRTQISGLDHELMSEKKRTAELQKALEQSQKSSSKLQSELYGKESEVSALRQDIKTSEEKLSLVQEELAANQTHQTSLEAQIQELKTGRTSLEQELSKRDQKLQQQEQKLKELQNQQGLIKKELEKEKSNVEEFSKAKGVLEKSNTKLTSELKALKEKSEKELGELREAKQLLIQQKLELQGQLEKLQGSLEQEQKEHKATKDSRGQREKLLLAQTKDVEDQLAAEKRAREEQVKRGEEAEAKLGVQVTALNENVATLKREWQGSQRRVGELEKQTDELRGELAVLEATVQNNQDERRALLERCVKGEGEIEKLQAKVVELRRKVEDTTAAMQELGRENQSLQIKQSQSLTRKWAEDHEVQNCMACGKGFSVTVRKHHCRHCGNIFCAECSSRNALTPSSKKPVRVCETCFEELQG, from the exons ATGCTTAGACGGATACTTCAGATG ACCCCTGGCAAAGGAGGCTCCCAgaacacagaggcagagcagccCAGCACAGACCTAAACCATGATCAGACATCTGAG GGCTTCAtctgtcctcagtgcatgaaGTCACACAATTCTGCAGAGGAGCTGTTCAAGCACTATGAGCTGTTCCACGATACTGGAGACCTCCCTGCTCACATGGCCCCCACTAG AGAGGACCTTACAATGCTGCGTCAAGAAGTTCAGGACCTGCATGCCTCTTTGAAG GAGGAAAGATGGTTCTCTGGAGAACTCAAGAAAGAATTAGACAAAGTTCAAGGACACCTGAAGCAA AGTGATGGACAGCCAGGCTCAGAAGATGGAG CCCTTGAGAAGAAGTTGAatgaagcagagacagagaagttCAACATCAAGCAAATGAAAGACCTGTTTGAGCAAAAGGCTGCTCAACTGGCAACAGAGATAGTAG ACATAAAGTCCCGCTACGATGAGGAGAAGAGCCTTCGGGAGGCTGCTGATCAGAGGTTGGCCAAATTGACTGACCAGCTCcagaaggagaagctggaaAATGAGAGACTCCACACAGAGCTG TTACAGCGGCCAGgagtggaggatgtggaggtcctgcagaaggagctggtgCAAGTGCAGACACTAATGGACAGTATGAcacgggagagggaggaggagtctGAACGGCTCAAAAGCCACTACGAGCAACTGCAGGCTAATTACACTACCTCAGAG ATTCATAAACTGGAG GTAACCATATCCCAACTAAAAGCAGAACTGGAGAAAGGTCCACAAGAAGCAGCTGTTTATACCCAACAGATCCACCAGCTTCAGAGTAATCTGAATAATCTACAGCAGCAAAACCAg AACCTTTCTGAGAAGCTGGCATGTAAGGAGAAGGATTATAAAAAACTGGAGGAGTGTGTGGCTGCGGAAAAAGCTGCCAGAAAGGGAGTCCAAGACAGCTTGAGGGAGAAGGAACTGGAGGTCCAAGAACTCCAGGTCCGAGCCACAGGAACGGAGTCCTCACTGAAGAAGACCCAGTCAGAGCTCGGAGACAGGTCTGAGGAGGTGGCAAAGCTGAAGAGTGAGATTACAGAGCTGGAGATGAAGTATGCAGAGCTGAAAGTtgagaggaaacagctggaacaacagagagaggaaaaggagagcCAAGGTGCTCAGCAGCAGACTGAGATTAGTCAG CTACATGCTAAactgctggaggcagagaggcagctGGGTGAGGTACAAGGTCGTCTGAAAGAACAACGGCAGCTGTCTGGGGAGAAACTGAAAGACCGTGAACAGCAAGCAGCTGACCTGCAGCTCAAACTCTCCCGCACTGAAGAACAG TTAAAGGAAATCTCCAGTAAgaacacagacctgcagcatcAACTAGAGAAAgccaagcagcagcaccaggagctgCAAGCACTTCAACAAAACACCAACGGCAAACTTCGTGAGGCTCAG AATGATCTTGAACAAGTGCTGCGTCAGATTGGGGATAAAGACCAGAAAATCCAGAACCTGGAGGCTCTTCTTCAGAAAAGTAAAGACATAGTAAGTCAGCTGGAAGCTGAGAGAGAGGATTTATGTGCCAAGATCCaggctggagagggagagacggcTGTCCTTAACCAACTAAAAGAGAAAAACCACACTCTACAAGAACAG GTGACACAGTTGACAGACAAGCTAAAGAACCAGTCAGAGAGCAACAAGCAAGCCCAGGATAATCTGCACGAGCAAGTCCAGGAGCAGAAGACCCTGCTGCGTTCAGCCCAGGACCGAGCACACACCCTGGAGACCTCAGTCACAGAGCTCACTGCACAGCTCGCAGACAGCAAGGAGAAAGTAGCCCAGCTAGATGTGCAG CTAAAGGCAAAGACAGAAATGTTGCTGTCAGCTGAAGCAGCCAAGGCTGCACTAAAGGCCAACCTTGAGAACAACCTGGAGACGGCTCAGCATGCTGTGCAGGACAAGCAGCAG GAACTAAATAAGGTtcagaagaagatggaggagcaggcccaaaggctcaaggagaaacaggagcagtGCACACAGATGGAAGCCAGTCTGAAAGAATGCAAAGATAAACTGCTGGCTTCTGAACAACGTGTAGAGCAGCTTCAGGGCCTCAGTAAG AAATTGGAGTCACAGGTGAAAGAATTGCAAACAACAAGGGATCATACGCAACAGGAAGTGCAGAGGTTGCAAAAGGAGGGGTCAGAGATAAAGCAGAAGGCTAAGGAGCTGCAGCGCTCACTGGACACAGAAAAAGCCGG ggcTTCAACACTGCAGGAGGAATTAAAGAAAAAGGCTGCTGCTTTGAGTGACACCCAACAGCAGTTGGAGCGCTCTGAGCAGGATAAAGCTGCACTTAAGCTGAATCTGGACAAGGTGACCCAGGAAGGAAAGACCCAGCATGCAGAGCTGGACAGAAAAGCTCAGAGTCTAGCAGCAGAGCTCCAAAAGGCACAGCAGGACAAGGAGGCTCAAAGGCAGGAGCTTGTCACTACACAGGAGAACGTAGCAAAGGCTAATAAGGCACTGAAAGAGAGCCAGAGTCAGCTAGATACAGAAAGGAAGAGCCATAAGTCGGTCATGGATGAGCAG GGGAAGTCTTTTGAAAAAGCAAGACAGGAGCTCCTAAAGATGAATGAGTCCATCaccaaggaaataaaagactacaaagaacagctggagcagatgAAAGCG acagagaaagaggttaaaggtcagctGACGTCGTTAGAGCAGCAGCACTTAAAAACTCAAGAGGCActgaaggaaaaggagaaagaaatggGGAAGGTACAGGCACAACTGAAGACAGCACATGGATCCTTTGAAGAAGAGGTGAAGAAGCTGAAGGGCCAAGTGACGGAATTACAAGGAGCCAATGTCAAGAAA ACTGAAGAGGAGAATAAGCTGAGAACACAGATTTCAGGACTTGATCATGAGCTGATGTCAGAGAAAAAACGGACAGCTGAGTTACAGAAAGCCTTGGAGCAAAGTCAGAAAAGCTCCAGTAAGCTTCAGTCTGAACTCTACGGCAAAGAGTCTGAGGTCTCTGCCCTGCGTCAAGATATCAAG ACTtcagaggagaagctgagcTTGGTCCAGGAAGAGCTGGCTGCTAACCAGACGCATCAGACCAGTTTAGAGGCTCAGATTCAGGAACTTAAGACAGGCAGGACCtcgctggagcaggagctcagCAAACGGGACcagaagctccagcagcaggagcaaaaGCTGAAAGAGCTGCAGAATCAACAG GGGCTAATCAAGAAGGaactggagaaggagaaaagcaACGTGGAGGAGTTCAGCAAAGCCAAGGGTGTCCTGGAAAAGAGTAACACCAAGCTAACGTCTGAATTGAAGGCACTGAAAGAGAAGAGTGAGAAG GAGCTGGGTGAGTTGCGGGAGGCCAAGCAGCTGTTGATCcagcagaagctggagctgcagggtcAATTAGAGAAGCTTCAGGGGAGCCTCGAACAAGAGCAGAAAGAACACAAGGCCACCAAGGACAGCAGGGGCCAGAGAGAGAAGCTGCTCCTTGCCCAAACCAAGGATGTGGAGGATCAGCTG GCGGCGGAGAAGCGTgccagagaggagcaggtgaagcgTGGAGAGGAGGCCGAGGCTAAGCTGGGCGTGCAGGTGACGGCGCTGAACGAAAACGTGGCCACTCTGAAGAGGGAGTGGCAGGGCAGCCAGCGGAGAGTCGgtgagctggagaagcagacgGACGAACTGAGAGGAGAGCTGGCTGTGCTGGAGGCAACCGTCCAAAACAACCAGGACGAGAGACGGGCGCTCCTAGAAAG GTGTGTGAAGGGTGAGGGGGAGATCGAGAAACTGCAGGCCAAAGtggtggagctgaggaggaaggtggaggacaCGACAGCAGCCATGCAGGAGCTGGGCAGAGAGAACCAGTCGCTCCAG ATCAAGCAGTCCCAGAGTTTGACCAGGAAGTGGGCCGAGGATCACGAGGTGCAGAACTGCATGGCCTGTGGGAAAGGCTTCTCTGTCACCGTCAGGAAG CACCACTGTAGACATTGCGGGAACATTTTCTGCGCCGAGTGCTCGTCGAGGAACGCCCTGACGCCGTCCTCCAAAAAGCCGGTCCGAGTGTGTGAGACGTGCTTCGAGGAGCTCCAAGGCTga
- the nudt4a gene encoding nudix (nucleoside diphosphate linked moiety X)-type motif 4a isoform X2, translated as MEPEEEPCGAAVREVYEEAGVKGKLGRLLGVFEHNQDRKHRTYVYTLTVTEMLEDWEDSVNIGRKRKWFKVDEAIRVLQSHKPVHAEYLRRLSGTCHPACNASSRAARSTQGPDRVRISSGEQFL; from the exons ATGGAGCCCGAGGAGGAGCCGTGTGGGGCCGCTGTGAGGGAGGTGTACGAGGAG GCGGGCGTGAAGGGAAAGCTCGGCAGGCTGCTCGGGGTTTTTGAG CACAAtcaagacagaaaacacaggacaTACGTCTACACGCTCACGGTGACGGAGATGCTGGAGGACTGGGAGGACTCGGTCAACATCG gaaggaagaggaagtggtTCAAGGTGGACGAGGCCATCAGGGTCCTGCAGAGCCACAAACCTGTCCACGCCGAGTACCTGCGCCGGCTCAGCGGCACCTGTCACCCCGCCTGCAACGCCAGCAGCCGCGCGGCCCGCTCCACGCAGGGCCCGGACCGGGTCAGGATCTCCAGCGGCGAGCAGTTCCTCTGA